In one Dreissena polymorpha isolate Duluth1 chromosome 7, UMN_Dpol_1.0, whole genome shotgun sequence genomic region, the following are encoded:
- the LOC127838932 gene encoding uncharacterized protein LOC127838932, translated as MRRISVGCSTDSHPLYSLFMNHLSRCIFMWDTDALELLKTAIRQELGQTLMYPQTDANQEKFISKNELALHCMRTTHPSKETTDLIYNLLKRYQDAKDSLGVPLLRSTIIQSVWEKQKHHIACIQDSPSVQLYIQTGTLKKGDTTLPTYRCARGSTSLESFHLHLARFIPGTLANEGLFEAYLVEGLSRWNQNRGDNAVSVAIDEPHYSQQLRHEVNRLSADVLGKNILPSYSTPRKYTGELIGLDYQLSQTGKALQYASFIEKSEETEIPDLPDDTELVT; from the exons ATGCGAAGAATTTCAGTTGGCTGCTCAACTGATTCACATCCTCTGTATAGTCTTTTCATGAACCACTTGAGCAGGTGTATCTTCATGTGGGACACCGATGCCCTGGAACTGTTGAAAACAGCAATACGTCAGGAATTAGGCCAAACGCTGATGTACCCACAAACTGATGCTAATCAGGAGAAGTTTATCTCCAAAAATGAACTGGCCCTCCACTGCATGAGAACAACGCATCCATCCAAGGAAACAACAGACCTCATATACAATCTGTTGAAAAGATACCAGGATGCCAAGGATTCACTCGGGGTTCCCCTTCTGCGGTCAACTATCATTCAGTCTGTCTGGGAGAAGCAAAAGCATCACATCGCCTGCATACAAGACTCACCGAGTGTCCAGTTATACATTCAAACTGGGACACTTAAAAAGGGTGACACTACCCTGCCAACGTACCGATGTGCTAGGGGTTCTACCTCGCTGGAAAGTTTCCACCTTCATCTAGCACGATTCATTCCAg GTACTCTTGCCAATGAGGGCCTGTTTGAGGCCTATCTTGTTGAAGGCCTGTCAAGATGGAACCAGAATAGGGGTGATAATGCTGTCTCTGTGGCAATAGATGAGCCTCACTATAGCCAGCAACTGCGTCATGAAGTAAACAGACTCAGTGCTGATGTCCTGGGCAAAAATATTTTACCCTCGTACTCAACCCCACGGAAATATACTG ggGAGCTTATTGGTCTTGATTACCAGCTCAGTCAGACTGGCAAGGCACTTCAGTATGCTTCCTTCATCGAGAAATCTGAAGAGACTGAAATACCTGACTTGCCAGATGATACGGAACTGGTAACTTAA
- the LOC127837883 gene encoding uncharacterized protein LOC127837883, which translates to MFISESVQSDLIVYPATSEQMKRPAPVLRMQPSTANIESVQSDPIVCPATSEQMKRPALVLRMQPSTANINSIASCTLSETDVDEHLQSVAPDGFPGYSAIQDLAEYMVGLVSGNGSLTAQQVQQVLDLWKNLSPSDKLRTVLRLDLIRIAAHVLRIQFQLQNLTAIVMLRPWYRGNLPCFQATGLLTGRRLNGCPSS; encoded by the exons atgtttatttcagaGAGTGTGCAGTCTGATCTCATTGTGTATCCTGCCACAAGTGAACAGATGAAGCGCCCTGCTCCTGTTCTTAGAATGCAGCCTTCAACGGCTAATATAG agaGTGTGCAGTCTGATCCCATTGTGTGTCCTGCCACTAGTGAACAGATGAAGCGCCCAGCTCTTGTTCTTAGAATGCAGCCTTCTACGGCTAATATAA attCCATTGCCTCATGTACTTTGAGTGAAACAGATGTCGATGAGCATCTGCAATCCGTAGCACCTGACGGGTTTCCTGGTTACTCCGCCATTCAGGATTTGGCTGAATATATGGTTGGTCTTGTGTCAGGCAATGGCTCTCTCACAGCACAACAGGTTCAACAGGTGCTTGACTTGTGGAAAAACTTGTCTCCGTCTGACAAGCTGCGTACTGTCCTGAGGCTCGATTTGATACGGATTG CAGCACACGTGCTCCGGATTCAGTTCCAGCTGCAAAACCTGACTGCAATCGTTATGTTGAGGCCGTGGTACAGAGGCAATTTGCCATGTTTCCAGGCAACAGGGTTGTTGACAGGCAGACGGTTAAACGGATGTCCCTCATCATGA